A DNA window from Ammospiza nelsoni isolate bAmmNel1 chromosome 31, bAmmNel1.pri, whole genome shotgun sequence contains the following coding sequences:
- the LOC132085609 gene encoding class II histocompatibility antigen, B-L beta chain-like yields the protein MGRGVAAGALLVALVVVGALPAAGAKLSRVFQFWAVSQCHFINGTQKMRFVQRYIYNREQFVMFDSDVGHYVGFTPYGEEWASDWNSNPATLAYARSVVDMVCPYNYEGVRPFSAEGRVPPSVSILLVPPSSSQPGPGRLLCSVMDFYPAAIQVRWFQGQQELSEHVVATDVVPNVDWTYQLLVLLETPPRRGLSYSCQVEHVSLEQPLRRHWEMPPDAARSKMLTGIGGFVLGFVFLGWGSASPCARSS from the exons atGGGGCGAGGGGTTGCAGCTGGGGCCCTGCTGGTGGCTCTGGTGGTGGTGGGAGCCCTCCCGGCTGCGGGCGCGAAGCTCTCGA GGGTGTTCCAGTTCTGGgcagtgtcacagtgtcacTTCATTAACGGCACGCAGAAGATGAGGTTCGTGCAGAGGTACATCTACAATCGGGAGCAGTTCGTGATGTTCGACAGCGACGTGGGGCACTACGTGGGGTTCACCCCCTATGGAGAGGAGTGGGCCAGTGACTGGAACAGCAACCCAGCCACACTGGCGTACGCACGGTCTGTGGTGGACATGGTCTGTCCGTACAACTACGAGGGGGTTCGCCCGTTCAGCGCCGAGGGGAG agtgccccccagcgTGTCCATCTTGCTGGTGCCCCCCTCGAgctcccagcccggccctggccgcctgctctgctccgtgatggatttctaccctgctgccatccaggtGAGGTGgttccagggccagcaggagctctcGGAGCACGTGGTGGCCACCGACGTGGTCCCCAACGTGGACTGGACCtaccagctgctggtgctgctggaaacgCCGCCCCGGCGCGGGCTCAGCTACAGCTGCCAGGTGGAGCAcgtcagcctggagcagcccctgaggcGGCACTGGG AGATGCCGCCGGACGCCGCCCGCAGCAAGATGCTGACGGGCATCGGGGGTTTCGTCTTGGGCTTCGTCTTCCTGGGCTGGGGCTCGGCTTCTCCCTGCGCAAGAAG ctcctga